In Calothrix sp. PCC 7507, one DNA window encodes the following:
- a CDS encoding glycosyltransferase family 4 protein: MTLVSDPKNLDVQLPDVTNKRLLIVSTLDSSQPFGAFTRPFYLGRYLIKYFEVCQLGLNCSAVDYAPFVSVGSRSLSSYVKAIVKSIEEFRPDIIYAQETLPGLAALMALKLKKQQNCSLVLDFHTFSAYEYWSRLFSVANPFKEFVQLIKTYIAQGVLIFSGNPIIAAGESIPRLISQWYPIKPHNIYCIGNGVTEDLLNPEFVTETDPYEVLRPAKIVVVVAPKTFQFPSNDMSISMTIEIAKYLEKYKKNIHFVVIGRDADKIEEALPSNITFLGFLPERKDFVSHLKYADIGLLPFPKQAVAGGARNKALDYFASSKLVVSTPEGLRCLEDFHHLQHLLETGYSVPEIANVLMEVALNLEKYQPLVEAAHTMIQDRYSWSVKAEIIAKILLETKKLKKL; this comes from the coding sequence ATGACATTAGTTTCAGATCCAAAGAATTTGGATGTTCAACTTCCAGATGTTACAAATAAACGCTTACTGATTGTTTCTACGCTTGATTCTAGCCAACCATTTGGTGCGTTTACAAGACCATTTTACCTCGGACGATACCTCATCAAATATTTTGAGGTTTGTCAGCTTGGCTTAAATTGTTCAGCAGTTGACTACGCACCCTTTGTATCTGTTGGCTCAAGAAGTTTGAGTTCATATGTTAAAGCAATCGTCAAGAGTATCGAAGAATTTCGCCCTGATATCATATATGCTCAAGAAACATTGCCTGGATTAGCTGCTCTGATGGCACTGAAGCTTAAAAAACAACAAAACTGCTCTCTAGTGCTGGATTTCCACACTTTTTCTGCTTATGAATACTGGAGTCGGTTATTTTCTGTTGCTAATCCATTCAAAGAGTTTGTGCAACTTATCAAGACATACATTGCTCAAGGGGTACTAATATTTTCTGGTAATCCCATTATTGCTGCTGGTGAATCAATTCCTCGGTTAATATCACAATGGTATCCTATAAAACCGCACAATATTTATTGTATAGGTAATGGAGTAACAGAAGATTTACTTAATCCTGAATTCGTTACTGAAACAGACCCTTACGAAGTATTACGTCCAGCAAAAATAGTTGTTGTTGTTGCTCCGAAAACATTTCAGTTTCCCAGTAATGATATGTCTATTTCCATGACCATTGAAATAGCTAAATACCTGGAAAAATATAAAAAAAATATTCACTTTGTTGTGATTGGGCGTGATGCTGATAAAATTGAAGAAGCGCTACCATCGAATATTACTTTTTTGGGGTTCTTGCCAGAACGCAAAGATTTTGTAAGTCATCTGAAATATGCAGATATAGGACTGCTGCCATTTCCTAAGCAAGCGGTTGCTGGTGGCGCACGTAATAAAGCTCTAGATTATTTCGCTAGCAGTAAGTTAGTTGTCTCCACTCCTGAAGGCTTGAGATGTTTAGAAGATTTTCATCATTTACAACATCTTTTGGAGACAGGATACTCGGTTCCAGAAATTGCTAATGTCTTAATGGAAGTGGCACTAAATTTGGAGAAATATCAGCCACTTGTGGAAGCCGCGCATACTATGATTCAAGACAGATATTCTTGGAGTGTAAAAGCGGAAATAATTGCTAAAATTCTGCTCGAAACAAAGAAGTTGAAGAAGCTTTAG
- a CDS encoding glycosyltransferase family 4 protein — translation MKVLHISTSDMQGGAARAAYRLHKGLQNINVNSQMLVQEKSSDNRAVFAPEIRLFQGIERAKLTFDALPLKFYTQRKNTTFSLQWIPDRTASKVNQIDPDIINLHWVGAGFMQIESIAKLKRPLVVTLHDMWFFTGGCHVSGECDRYTISCGACPQLHSSQDWDLSRWVWERKAKAWKDLHPTIVSPSSWIAKCAGNSSLLKNLPIQVIPHGLDTQKYRPINQRVARELLNLPQDKQLILFGAIQATSDSNKGFHLLQSALRDLSKSSWQDKLELVIFGASQPNNPTDLGFKTHYLGHINDDLSLAVIYSAADVMIVPSIQESFGQTASESLACGTPVVAFNATGLKDIINHQQNGYLAIPYASEDLAAGIIWVLENQDRHQKLSLCAREKAEREFTLENQARQYLALFENILTNQKSII, via the coding sequence ATGAAGGTTTTACACATTAGCACATCAGATATGCAAGGTGGCGCTGCTCGTGCTGCCTATCGCTTGCACAAGGGATTACAGAATATCAATGTTAATTCGCAGATGCTAGTACAGGAAAAATCTAGCGATAACAGAGCAGTATTTGCACCTGAGATCAGACTTTTTCAAGGTATAGAACGAGCAAAGCTAACCTTTGATGCCTTGCCATTAAAATTTTACACTCAACGTAAGAATACGACATTTTCTCTCCAGTGGATACCTGATAGAACTGCATCTAAGGTGAATCAAATCGATCCAGATATCATCAATCTGCACTGGGTTGGTGCAGGATTTATGCAGATAGAAAGCATTGCCAAGCTGAAACGCCCTCTAGTTGTGACGCTGCATGATATGTGGTTCTTCACGGGAGGATGTCATGTCAGTGGAGAGTGCGATCGCTATACAATATCCTGTGGTGCTTGTCCTCAGCTTCACAGCAGTCAAGACTGGGATTTATCCCGCTGGGTTTGGGAGCGCAAAGCTAAAGCTTGGAAAGACTTGCATCCAACTATTGTTTCTCCCAGTTCTTGGATAGCTAAATGTGCTGGAAACAGTTCTCTCTTAAAGAATTTACCAATTCAAGTTATCCCACATGGCCTTGATACTCAAAAATATCGCCCGATTAATCAACGTGTAGCACGAGAATTACTGAATTTACCCCAAGATAAACAACTCATCCTTTTCGGAGCTATACAAGCAACAAGTGATAGTAATAAGGGATTCCATCTATTACAATCAGCACTACGAGACTTGAGCAAATCTAGCTGGCAAGATAAGTTAGAGTTAGTCATCTTCGGTGCATCACAACCTAATAATCCAACTGATTTAGGTTTTAAAACCCACTATCTAGGACATATCAATGATGATCTTTCTTTAGCAGTTATTTACTCAGCTGCTGATGTCATGATTGTGCCATCCATTCAAGAATCTTTTGGTCAAACAGCCTCTGAATCCTTAGCTTGTGGTACTCCAGTAGTAGCCTTTAATGCTACTGGTTTAAAGGATATTATTAACCATCAGCAGAATGGCTACTTAGCTATACCCTATGCATCTGAAGATTTAGCAGCAGGAATTATTTGGGTATTAGAAAACCAAGACAGACATCAAAAACTATCCCTCTGCGCTCGTGAGAAAGCAGAACGAGAATTTACTCTAGAAAATCAAGCCCGTCAATACCTAGCTCTTTTTGAAAATATTCTTACTAATCAAAAATCTATAATTTAA
- the pgsA gene encoding CDP-diacylglycerol--glycerol-3-phosphate 3-phosphatidyltransferase, translating into MTLPNWITFSRLLGVPFLLYGLYNPTPEAKWVCLTIFLIAALTDWLDGYLARKLNQVTDLGKFLDPLVDKFLVLAPLLVLVELGRVPAWGVFLILARELAIAGWRVNQTTITGANIWGKLKTVSQIIAIAFLIAPLPEVWQMPSLIAFWVAVALTLISGGIYLLPAKSS; encoded by the coding sequence ATGACTCTGCCTAATTGGATCACTTTCTCCCGCCTTTTGGGAGTACCATTTCTGCTTTATGGTTTATATAACCCCACACCAGAAGCTAAGTGGGTGTGTTTAACTATTTTTTTGATTGCGGCTTTGACTGATTGGTTAGATGGTTACTTAGCCAGGAAACTCAACCAAGTTACCGATTTAGGAAAGTTTCTCGATCCCTTAGTAGATAAATTTCTGGTGCTAGCGCCGTTACTAGTGTTAGTTGAATTAGGACGGGTTCCCGCTTGGGGAGTGTTTTTGATTTTAGCGCGGGAATTAGCGATCGCCGGTTGGAGAGTGAATCAAACGACGATTACAGGGGCGAATATTTGGGGTAAGCTCAAAACTGTGAGTCAAATTATAGCGATCGCCTTTCTCATTGCACCATTACCTGAAGTTTGGCAAATGCCTTCTCTGATTGCTTTTTGGGTAGCTGTCGCCTTGACGTTAATCTCTGGAGGGATTTATTTATTGCCAGCTAAATCCTCATAG
- a CDS encoding O-antigen ligase, whose translation MNKQASPKLGSFLELIGVVLLLIFSQEFVVPAPINTLFNISSYGILILLVIGRWKHLAYAATRDKSLLLLVVVAVISIFWSENVSYTADYAKGLIRTTLLGIFLGMRYTPKEQMRLLSWIFLLAIILSLFAGALMPAYGTHFINGVISWRGIYDHKQRLGRFMGFAASLLLMTLFDKHNNRWITLVGMVLSLVLLKLSNSTTGLIMLFFTLALLPIYKVAKQRNYRLFYLLLLLLFSGALVISFLMNIESIFINILGKNLEFNGRTPIWSLVIEKGLERPILGYGYYGFWGSEASDYVLNNTWLGDEKTGLENIIDTSSKKPVANISHNGFLDLFLNLGLVGLSLCLFNFFSLLHRITILLLTIRNIEYFWMLVFVGITLITNLSESMTFITPNNLFWITYVSIAVSSKIELSRLQKTTIKYNTLAI comes from the coding sequence TTGAACAAGCAAGCCTCTCCTAAACTTGGAAGTTTTTTAGAGTTAATCGGGGTTGTCTTATTACTTATTTTCAGCCAAGAATTTGTAGTACCTGCCCCTATCAATACTCTCTTCAATATTAGTAGTTATGGAATATTAATCTTACTAGTTATTGGCAGATGGAAGCATTTAGCTTATGCTGCAACGAGAGATAAATCTCTATTGCTCTTAGTTGTAGTTGCCGTCATTTCAATTTTCTGGTCTGAGAATGTATCTTACACTGCGGATTATGCTAAGGGTCTAATACGCACAACTTTATTAGGTATATTTTTGGGGATGCGATATACACCCAAAGAGCAAATGCGTTTGTTATCTTGGATTTTTTTACTAGCAATAATTCTAAGTCTATTTGCTGGTGCATTAATGCCAGCTTATGGAACTCATTTCATAAATGGTGTCATATCGTGGAGAGGTATTTATGACCACAAACAACGTTTAGGACGTTTTATGGGTTTTGCAGCTTCACTTCTGTTAATGACCCTATTTGACAAACATAATAATCGTTGGATTACCTTAGTTGGCATGGTATTATCCCTTGTTTTACTTAAACTTTCTAATAGCACTACAGGCTTGATAATGTTATTTTTTACACTAGCTTTATTGCCTATTTATAAAGTTGCCAAGCAGCGTAATTACAGACTGTTTTATCTACTTTTGCTACTGCTATTTTCTGGCGCTTTAGTTATCTCATTTTTAATGAATATAGAAAGTATATTTATTAATATTTTGGGAAAAAATTTGGAATTTAACGGGCGTACACCCATATGGAGTTTAGTAATTGAAAAAGGATTAGAAAGACCAATTTTAGGTTACGGATATTATGGATTTTGGGGTTCCGAAGCTTCTGATTATGTCCTGAATAATACATGGTTAGGTGATGAAAAGACTGGATTAGAAAATATTATTGATACGTCTAGTAAAAAACCAGTAGCTAATATTTCTCATAATGGCTTTTTGGATCTATTTCTAAACCTTGGATTAGTAGGTTTATCTTTATGTTTATTTAACTTTTTTAGTTTATTACACAGAATCACAATACTTTTACTAACAATTAGGAACATAGAATATTTTTGGATGTTGGTATTTGTAGGGATAACTCTTATCACAAATCTTAGTGAGAGCATGACATTTATTACACCAAATAATTTATTTTGGATTACTTACGTTTCTATAGCAGTTTCATCCAAAATCGAGTTGAGTCGATTGCAAAAAACAACAATTAAATACAACACTCTAGCAATATAA
- a CDS encoding PIG-L deacetylase family protein: MKIEKIIHLIKRVIPDSLLHRIQYTHSHIVNKWIINHRSEILGFSDKSAMVFSPHQDDETFGCGGMISLKREHGIPVIVVFLTDGSGCGGSQPLSEEKIIEMREREAITALKILGVESSKIHFLQKPDGQLQNLTHEEREKTITQIVEVLKTYQPEEVYVPHRQDCHTDHQVTYELVKEAIKQAEITVDLLQYPIWLFWESLLFIQLKLPDLAAAYRLSISSVQDKKNRAIAAYGSQLECLPQRFVKLFFGSYEIFFKVKL, encoded by the coding sequence ATGAAAATCGAAAAAATTATCCATCTCATCAAAAGAGTTATTCCTGACAGTTTACTGCATCGAATTCAATATACCCACTCTCACATAGTAAATAAATGGATTATCAACCATCGGAGTGAAATTTTAGGATTCAGCGATAAATCAGCTATGGTTTTTTCTCCTCATCAAGATGATGAAACATTTGGTTGTGGGGGGATGATATCACTGAAACGCGAACATGGAATACCAGTGATTGTGGTTTTTCTGACTGATGGTAGTGGATGTGGTGGTTCTCAACCTCTTTCGGAAGAAAAAATCATTGAAATGCGAGAACGAGAGGCAATAACAGCACTCAAAATATTAGGTGTTGAATCATCAAAAATTCACTTTTTACAAAAGCCAGATGGTCAATTGCAAAATTTAACCCATGAGGAAAGAGAAAAAACTATTACACAGATAGTTGAAGTTCTGAAAACTTATCAACCAGAAGAAGTGTATGTCCCTCATCGTCAAGACTGTCATACAGACCACCAAGTCACGTATGAATTAGTTAAGGAAGCAATAAAGCAAGCAGAAATCACAGTTGATTTATTACAATACCCGATTTGGTTATTTTGGGAATCTCTGCTGTTTATACAACTAAAATTGCCGGATTTAGCTGCAGCTTACCGACTTTCAATTTCATCAGTTCAAGACAAAAAAAATAGAGCGATCGCTGCTTATGGTTCTCAACTTGAGTGTTTACCTCAGCGTTTTGTTAAACTATTTTTCGGTTCTTATGAAATTTTCTTCAAGGTCAAATTGTAG
- a CDS encoding sugar transferase, with translation MHSRYLSIVNLKPDLRSAKGTRLHRGFAIKVLRIFTLVLLDTIALKLAWKLAVFYGTPLESQWTENSSFQLLILVVGIGMMAIQRLYEPGIQRRNYLELIKVVSLAECFLLLIAFLYEPNRYLSRSTFLIFWLFSIAFISLERWIFDVVINLVRKRGSIRHSVFLITDLEDQENSISLIEKQNCYNLLGVSEASSLDRDNREATFEFLRKQGIVEAFVSWNAIKNRLYISWHFMSAGITLWILPTDKDFLPSKSILSKVGEVACLSIPAPIIAGSSFWIKRCFDIFCSTILLLILTPVYLLIALLIKLDSPGSIFFQQNRIGLHCQQFKMWKFRTMVVNAEKLQSSLEAKNEIKDGVLFKLKDDPRITPIGKFLRRYSLDELPQIFNVLLGEMSLVGPRPLPIRDVEKFKTKHFIRQEVLPGITGLWQVSGRSDIDNFEDGVKLDISYIENWSIWLDLKILLKTINVVFNKTGAY, from the coding sequence ATGCACTCTAGATACTTATCAATAGTCAATTTAAAACCAGACTTAAGGTCAGCTAAGGGTACAAGATTACACAGAGGATTCGCAATTAAAGTCCTCCGGATATTCACACTCGTATTACTAGATACCATAGCCTTAAAATTAGCATGGAAGTTAGCAGTATTTTATGGAACTCCATTAGAATCACAATGGACGGAGAATTCATCTTTTCAACTACTAATTTTAGTAGTAGGAATAGGGATGATGGCAATCCAGAGATTATATGAGCCTGGTATTCAACGTCGCAATTATTTAGAACTGATAAAAGTAGTTTCATTAGCGGAATGTTTTCTGCTATTAATTGCCTTTCTCTACGAGCCAAATCGCTATCTATCGCGCTCAACATTTTTAATTTTTTGGTTGTTCTCCATAGCTTTTATCAGTTTAGAACGCTGGATATTCGATGTCGTGATCAACCTAGTACGTAAGCGCGGATCAATTCGGCATTCAGTTTTTCTGATTACCGATTTAGAAGATCAAGAAAATAGTATTAGCTTGATTGAAAAACAAAATTGTTATAACCTTTTAGGAGTATCTGAAGCTAGCTCACTTGATAGAGATAATCGGGAAGCAACCTTTGAGTTTCTGCGTAAACAGGGTATAGTCGAGGCTTTTGTTTCTTGGAATGCTATTAAGAATCGTCTATATATATCCTGGCATTTTATGAGTGCTGGTATCACCCTCTGGATTCTGCCAACAGATAAAGACTTTCTGCCTTCCAAATCTATATTATCCAAGGTTGGTGAAGTAGCTTGTCTATCAATTCCCGCACCAATTATTGCAGGTAGCAGTTTTTGGATAAAACGTTGTTTTGACATTTTTTGCTCCACAATTTTGCTACTTATACTTACACCTGTCTATTTGTTGATTGCCTTGCTAATTAAGCTTGATTCTCCTGGTTCAATCTTTTTTCAACAAAACCGAATTGGTTTACATTGTCAACAATTCAAAATGTGGAAATTCCGGACAATGGTGGTTAATGCTGAAAAGTTGCAATCATCCTTAGAAGCTAAAAATGAAATCAAAGATGGTGTTTTATTTAAATTGAAAGACGACCCTCGCATCACACCAATTGGTAAATTTTTACGTCGTTACAGTCTGGATGAATTACCCCAAATTTTTAATGTATTACTTGGAGAAATGAGTCTTGTTGGTCCCCGTCCTTTACCAATTAGAGATGTAGAGAAATTCAAGACAAAGCATTTTATCCGCCAAGAAGTTCTACCAGGAATTACCGGATTATGGCAGGTTTCAGGTCGCTCAGATATCGATAACTTTGAAGATGGAGTGAAACTAGATATTTCTTACATTGAGAACTGGTCTATCTGGCTTGATCTAAAAATCTTGCTGAAAACTATAAATGTGGTCTTCAACAAGACAGGTGCTTACTAA
- a CDS encoding DUF563 domain-containing protein — MKSLSIIKLLRSKLVKENTNRLIIKAVSKLYRSLVNPFYRYFNKPSGIIELNTYESSHNYDYRKIVIPDKNSQYNIYITYDSRIDTDLDVSIAVINKDNLLVSGASWQWEDGRILPPNQNNIFTQRKYYSNLKTFDAVVFSLLTGGAGQYNYFHWLFDCLPRLHLLKLSGLYDDIDLFLVPSLKYSFQRETLSYLNIDLARTIDSIYNPNITVKKLVVSDHPIEASSEPIPAWICDFLRQSFLHKAIIPQLKSNKIYINRKDASNNRKILNEDELVEALTKLGFISISATDYSLCEQIGIFANAEVIVAAHGAGLGNLVFCQAETKVVEIFNYEFQPKMYEHLSHRLGLPYKKIVTGGVSNKDPLRSDIIVNVEEVIDSLSSLGVKLLQTN, encoded by the coding sequence ATGAAATCATTAAGTATAATCAAACTTTTGAGATCAAAGCTAGTAAAAGAGAATACCAACAGGTTAATAATAAAGGCTGTAAGTAAGTTATATCGCTCACTCGTAAATCCGTTTTATAGATATTTTAACAAGCCTTCAGGAATTATAGAACTTAACACATATGAAAGTTCTCATAACTACGATTATCGCAAAATAGTTATCCCCGATAAAAATTCTCAGTACAATATTTATATAACCTATGATTCCCGAATTGATACAGATTTAGATGTGAGTATAGCTGTGATCAATAAAGATAATCTGCTTGTATCAGGTGCATCTTGGCAATGGGAAGATGGACGGATTTTGCCACCTAACCAAAATAATATTTTTACACAAAGAAAATATTATAGTAATTTAAAAACTTTTGATGCTGTGGTATTTTCTTTGCTCACAGGTGGAGCTGGTCAATATAACTATTTTCACTGGCTATTTGATTGTCTTCCTAGACTGCATCTTTTAAAGTTATCTGGGTTATATGATGATATTGATTTATTTCTTGTACCATCTTTAAAATACTCTTTTCAACGTGAGACTTTATCATACTTAAATATTGATTTAGCTCGTACTATTGATAGTATATATAATCCTAATATTACAGTTAAAAAACTAGTAGTTTCAGACCATCCTATTGAAGCCAGTTCAGAACCAATTCCCGCTTGGATTTGTGATTTCCTACGACAATCTTTTCTTCACAAAGCGATAATTCCTCAACTTAAATCAAACAAAATCTATATCAATAGAAAAGATGCAAGTAATAATCGTAAAATTCTCAATGAAGATGAATTAGTTGAAGCTCTCACAAAGTTAGGATTTATTTCTATTTCAGCAACTGATTACTCTTTGTGCGAACAAATAGGCATTTTTGCTAATGCAGAAGTTATTGTTGCCGCACATGGTGCAGGGTTAGGTAATTTAGTATTTTGTCAAGCAGAAACTAAAGTAGTAGAAATATTTAACTATGAATTCCAACCAAAAATGTATGAACATTTATCCCATAGACTAGGTCTGCCGTATAAGAAAATTGTCACTGGAGGAGTCAGTAATAAAGATCCTTTACGTTCTGACATTATTGTAAATGTAGAAGAAGTGATTGATAGTTTATCGTCTTTAGGTGTAAAACTTCTGCAAACAAACTAG
- a CDS encoding endo-1,4-beta-xylanase — translation MLSRRLVGRRHALWLSLASLSSIGAIALTKTRYDSHKLQALANLKRDFKVSGIATLRKRAATKGLIFGAASSQDILSKDTAFATQFAQECSILVPEGELKWNFLRPTPKKFDFTQSDWLAEFAKNHNMLFRGHTLVWHDALPAWFKTTVNSGNAEKFLTEHISTVTKHYAGRIHSWDVVNEAVEPKDGRSDGLKNTPWMQFLGPNYIELAFRVAAQADPQALLVYNDYGLEYDTPEGGAKRVAVLKLLKSLKSRGTPIHGLGIQSHLSSDDTPFNPHKLRKFLADVASLGLKILITELDVTDVRLPENSGVRDRIVAGVYEDYLSVVLDEPAVIGVLTWGLSDRYTWNSTYNPRSDSKPVRPLPLDSNLQRKLAWNAMARAFDKARKR, via the coding sequence ATGCTCAGTAGGCGATTAGTAGGTAGACGACACGCTTTATGGTTAAGTTTAGCTAGCTTGAGCAGTATTGGAGCGATCGCACTCACTAAGACTAGATACGATAGTCACAAGCTCCAAGCCCTTGCTAATCTCAAAAGAGACTTTAAAGTGTCTGGAATAGCCACTCTACGAAAGCGCGCCGCTACAAAAGGATTGATTTTTGGTGCGGCGAGTAGTCAAGATATACTCTCGAAAGATACTGCTTTTGCCACTCAATTTGCTCAAGAATGCAGCATTCTGGTTCCAGAAGGTGAACTCAAGTGGAACTTTTTGCGCCCTACTCCCAAGAAGTTTGACTTCACCCAAAGTGATTGGTTAGCAGAGTTTGCCAAAAATCACAACATGCTGTTTCGCGGGCATACTTTAGTCTGGCATGATGCTTTGCCTGCGTGGTTTAAGACAACAGTTAACTCAGGGAATGCGGAAAAATTCTTAACAGAACACATTTCAACAGTTACTAAACACTATGCAGGTAGAATACATTCCTGGGATGTAGTAAACGAGGCAGTTGAACCAAAAGATGGCCGCTCCGACGGGTTAAAAAATACTCCCTGGATGCAGTTTTTGGGGCCAAATTATATCGAACTTGCCTTTCGGGTTGCCGCGCAAGCTGATCCTCAAGCCTTGCTAGTTTATAACGACTATGGTTTGGAGTACGATACTCCTGAAGGTGGTGCCAAAAGAGTAGCAGTTTTAAAATTGCTAAAGAGTCTGAAATCTAGAGGAACACCAATTCATGGACTCGGCATCCAATCTCATTTATCGAGTGATGATACCCCATTCAATCCGCATAAACTCCGGAAATTTCTAGCGGATGTTGCTAGTTTAGGTCTCAAAATTCTGATTACCGAACTAGATGTCACAGATGTGAGATTACCTGAAAATTCTGGAGTACGCGATCGCATAGTTGCTGGTGTCTACGAAGATTATCTGTCGGTTGTTCTAGACGAGCCTGCCGTGATTGGTGTATTAACTTGGGGTTTGAGCGATCGCTACACTTGGAATTCAACATATAATCCCCGATCCGATAGTAAACCAGTACGTCCTTTGCCATTGGACTCAAATCTCCAACGTAAGTTGGCCTGGAATGCTATGGCTAGAGCTTTTGACAAGGCTAGAAAACGTTAG
- a CDS encoding WecB/TagA/CpsF family glycosyltransferase, with protein sequence MQRSPCKFLGVQVDALSIPDLNSLIAESITQNERWIIANHNLHSLYLYHHDAKMRAFYAKANYVHIDGMPLVWIGKLLGFPLKREQRVTYADWIWPLMAESAHQGWRVFYFGSKPGVAEQGARVLQEKFPTLEIATAHGYINTRDRSQENLNILSTINAFQPHILMLGMGMPRQEHWILENLDSIHPNAILTSGACIDYVAGAVPTPPRWMGQLGLEWLYRLCSEPKRLWRRYLVEPWFIARLFLQEILNAQ encoded by the coding sequence ATGCAACGATCGCCTTGCAAGTTTCTTGGTGTTCAGGTAGATGCACTATCAATTCCTGATCTCAACTCTTTGATTGCAGAGTCTATTACCCAAAACGAACGATGGATTATTGCTAATCACAATCTTCACAGCCTTTATCTATACCATCATGACGCTAAAATGCGCGCCTTTTATGCCAAAGCGAACTACGTGCATATTGACGGTATGCCGTTGGTATGGATTGGGAAATTGTTAGGTTTTCCACTGAAACGAGAGCAAAGAGTAACCTATGCTGACTGGATATGGCCTCTGATGGCTGAATCTGCACACCAGGGTTGGCGTGTGTTTTATTTCGGTTCAAAGCCAGGAGTTGCAGAACAAGGAGCTAGAGTCTTACAGGAAAAATTTCCCACCTTAGAGATTGCTACAGCTCATGGCTACATCAATACTCGTGACAGAAGCCAAGAAAACCTGAATATTCTGTCAACAATTAATGCCTTCCAGCCCCATATATTAATGCTGGGAATGGGTATGCCGCGTCAAGAACACTGGATTTTAGAAAACCTAGACTCTATTCATCCCAATGCTATTTTGACTAGTGGAGCTTGTATAGACTATGTGGCTGGAGCAGTTCCTACTCCACCTCGTTGGATGGGGCAACTAGGTTTGGAATGGTTGTATCGCTTATGTAGTGAGCCAAAAAGGCTCTGGAGGCGTTATTTAGTAGAGCCTTGGTTTATAGCTAGACTATTTTTACAGGAAATTCTCAATGCTCAGTAG
- a CDS encoding glycosyltransferase family 2 protein codes for MNNATIAVLITCYNRCNITLYCLQALYQQNVAFNVYLVDDGSSDGTADIVKANYPLVNILKGNGNLFWVGGMHLAFSEALKRNYDYYLWLNDDTILDANALSKLQTTHHQLVEKGYPNSIIVGSTRDAISGKPTYGGAVKSKIWYSNKYEFVQPSQELQECDTMYGNCVLIPNSVAEKVGNLDPAFIHTLGDLDYGLRARQLDCSVWIAPGYVGTCSKNSVRGSWVDTKLSVHERLNKILQIKGYPIRAWTVFVRRHSGNFWFLYWILPYLRAIIGYKNLNESPAFTEETQQQNSKA; via the coding sequence ATGAATAATGCTACGATAGCAGTGCTGATAACTTGTTATAACAGATGTAATATAACACTGTATTGTCTACAAGCACTTTATCAACAGAATGTTGCTTTTAATGTTTATCTAGTTGATGATGGTAGCTCTGATGGCACTGCAGATATAGTCAAAGCAAATTATCCATTAGTTAATATCCTAAAAGGAAATGGAAATCTCTTCTGGGTAGGAGGAATGCACTTAGCTTTTAGTGAAGCTTTAAAGAGAAATTATGACTACTATCTCTGGTTAAATGATGACACGATACTTGATGCAAATGCTTTAAGTAAACTTCAGACTACTCACCATCAACTCGTAGAAAAAGGTTATCCAAACTCGATAATTGTTGGTTCAACTCGAGATGCGATATCAGGAAAGCCAACATATGGCGGTGCTGTAAAATCAAAGATTTGGTACTCCAATAAATATGAATTTGTCCAACCCAGCCAAGAACTTCAAGAATGCGACACAATGTACGGAAATTGCGTACTCATTCCTAATTCCGTTGCTGAGAAGGTAGGTAATTTAGATCCTGCTTTTATCCATACATTAGGCGATTTAGACTACGGATTAAGAGCGCGTCAGTTAGATTGTTCAGTATGGATAGCACCTGGATATGTGGGTACTTGCTCTAAAAATTCTGTTCGGGGTAGCTGGGTTGATACTAAGTTATCTGTTCATGAACGCTTAAATAAAATACTCCAAATCAAAGGTTATCCCATACGAGCATGGACTGTTTTTGTGAGGAGACACTCGGGTAACTTTTGGTTTTTATACTGGATATTACCTTATCTACGTGCCATCATCGGCTATAAAAATCTAAATGAGTCTCCTGCTTTTACTGAAGAAACACAACAACAAAACTCCAAGGCTTAA